The following proteins come from a genomic window of Trifolium pratense cultivar HEN17-A07 linkage group LG4, ARS_RC_1.1, whole genome shotgun sequence:
- the LOC123921534 gene encoding phosphatidylcholine:diacylglycerol cholinephosphotransferase 1-like, which produces MNNGGAASSSGDATVVKRRNTTTHHSNGVNNLTTDSMPTKNSSSLYSSASFMKWTLDDVVHVATHHWMLCLFAFGLLFFMAVEYTLLMVPYSSPPFDLGFVFTRSLHRILESSPQMNNLFAALNTVFVLMQTSYILWTWLIEGRPRATISALFMFTCRGILGYSTQLPLPQGFLGSGVDFPVGNVSFFLFFSGHVAGSVIASLDMRRMKRWEMAWTFDVLNVLQAIRLLGTRGHYTIDLAVGLGAGYLFDSLAGKYVEDSKRKIAKNSVNGHVSKHDLVT; this is translated from the exons ATGAACAACGGCGGCGCCGCCTCTTCCTCCGGTGACGCCACCGTCGTCAAACGCAGAAACACCACCACCCATCATTCCAACGGTGTTAACAACCTAACAACCGATTCAATGCCGACTAAGAACTCTTCTTCTCTCTATTCTTCAGCTTCCTTCATGAAATGGACCTTAGATGATGTTGTACAcgtggcaacacatcattggatgctttgtttgtttgcttttggTCTTTTGTTCTTCATGGCTGTAGAATACACGCTCCTTATGGTTCCTTATTCTTCTCCTCCGTTTGATTTGGGTTTCGTTTTCACACGCTCTCTTCATCGTATTCTTGAATCTTCTCCTCAGATGAATAATCTCTTTGCTGCACTCAATACG gTATTTGTGTTAATGCAAACAAGTTATATATTATGGACTTGGTTAATTGAAGGACGTCCTAGAGCTACAATTTCAGCACTTTTCATGTTTACATGTCGTGGGATTTTGGGGTATTCTACTCAGTTACCATTACCTCAG GGATTTTTGGGTTCTGGTGTGGACTTTCCAGTTGGGAATGTGtcatttttcttattcttttcgGGGCATGTGGCGGGTTCGGTGATAGCTTCATTAGACATGAGGAGGATGAAGAGATGGGAGATGGCATGGACTTTTGATGTGTTGAATGTGTTGCAAGCTATTAGGTTGCTTGGTACAAGAGGTCATTATACTATTGATTTGGCTGTTGGGTTAGGTGctggttatttatttgattcttTAGCTGGTAAGTATGTTGAAGATAGCAAGAGGAAAATTGCTAAAAATAGTGTCAATGGTCATGTCTCCAAACATGATTTGGTTACATGA
- the LOC123921536 gene encoding probable zinc metallopeptidase EGY3, chloroplastic, protein MATLSPFSYSPFNTTNSKTIITNNKNFNSFLSLHSKKTKTTSSFKLFSSLKDENETNSSPVSIAPKKQDNISTTNNNNDGNNDVGRETNEDEKEQQEMDWKTDEEFKKFMGNPSIEAAIKLEKKRTDRKLKELDTESTKNNPIVAVFNNLVRRNLVIEKERLQKAEETFRALDLNKLKSCFGFDTFFATDVRRFGDGGIFIGNLRRPIDEVIPKLEKKLSDEAGREVVLWFMEEQKDDITKQVCMVQPKAEMDLQFESTNLSNPFGYLSAIALAVTTFGTVALMSGFFLKPDATFDDYLANVVPLFGGFVSILGVSEIATRVTAARYGVKLSPSFLVPSNWTGCLGVMNNYESLLPNKKALFDIPVARTASAYLTSLVLAVAAFVADGSFNGGDNALYIRPQFFYNNPLLSFIQLVIGPYTDDLGNVLPYAVEGVGVPVDPLAFAGLLGMVVTSLNLLPCGRLEGGRIAQAMFGRSTATLLSFGTSLLLGIGGLSGSVLCLAWGLFATFFRGGEEIPARDEITPLGESRYAWGIVLGLICFLTLFPNIGGTFSNSFLSDPFFRG, encoded by the exons ATGGCAACACTTTCTCCATTTTCTTACTCTCCTTTCAACACAACCAATTCCAAAACAATCATCACAAATAACAAAAACTtcaattcttttctttctttacactccaagaaaacaaaaaccacATCTTccttcaaattattttcatctcTCAAAGACGAAAATGAAACCAATTCATCACCAGTTTCTATTGCACCTAAGAAACAAGACAACATAagcaccaccaacaacaacaatgatGGCAATAATGATGTTGGCAGAGAAACAAACGAGGATGAGAAAGAACAACAGGAAATGGATTGGAAAACGGATGAAGAGTTTAAGAAGTTTATGGGGAATCCATCAATTGAAGCTGCTATTAAGCTGGAGAAGAAAAGGACTGATAGGAAATTAAAGGAGCTTGATACAGAGAGTACTAAGAATAATCCAATTGTGGCTGTTTTTAATAACTTGGTTCGCCGTAATTTGGTCATAGAAAAAGAGAGGCTTCAAAAAGCTGAGGAAACTTTCAGAGCTCTTGATCTCAACAAG CTGAAGAGTTGTTTTGGGTTTGACACATTTTTTGCAACGGATGTTCGAAGATTTGGTGACGGAGGCATTTTCATTGGGAATTTAAGGAGACCAATTGATGAGGTCATTCCCAAGTTAGAGAAGAAACTCTCTGATGAAGCAGGTCGAGAAGTTGTCTTATGGTTTATGGAAGAACAAAAAGATGATATTACCAAACAG GTTTGTATGGTGCAACCGAAAGCAGAAATGGATCTCCAATTTGAGTCAACTAATCTGAGCAATCCCTTTGGCTATCTAAGTGCAATTGCATTAGCAGTTACTACTTTTGGAACAGTTGCTTTGATGAGTGGCTTCTTCCTTAAACCTGATGCTACGTTTGATGATTATCTTGCTAATGTTGTGCCACTATTTGGTGGTTTCGTATCGATTCTTGGAGTTTCTGAG ATAGCTACCAGGGTAACAGCTGCTCGTTATGGTGTTAAACTCAGCCCTTCGTTCTTGGTACCGTCCAATTGGACAGGATGCTTAGGAGTGATGAATAACTATGAATCTCTTCTCCCAAACAAGAAAGCTCTTTTTGATATTCCTGTTGCGCGTACTGCTAGTGCATATTTGACTTCATTAGTTCTTGCCGTTGCTGCATTTGTGGCTGATGGAAGCTTCAATGGTGGCGATAATGCATT GTACATAAGGCCTCAATTTTTCTATAACAACCCTTTGCTTTCTTTTATTCAATTAGTTATTGGTCCTTACACTGACGACCTAGGAAATGTGTTGCCCTATGCCGTTGAAGGTGTTGGAGTTCCTGTTGATCCACTTGCATTTGCTGGTCTTTTAG GGATGGTGGTGACTTCTTTGAACTTGTTACCATGTGGAAGACTTGAAGGAGGGCGAATTGCGCAAGCCATGTTTGGTCGAAGCACGGCTACATTGTTATCTTTTGGTACATCATTATTGCTTGGCATTGGTGGTCTTAGTGGTAGTGTTTTATGTTTGGCATGGGGATTGTTTGCAACTTTCTTTAGGGGAGGAGAAGAAATACCTGCAAGAGATGAAATCACTCCTCTAGGGGAAAGTAGATATGCTTGGGGTATTGTACTTGGCCTTATATGTTTTCTCACCCTTTTCCCTAATATTGGAGGGACATTCTCCAATTCATTTCTAAGTGATCCTTTTTTTAGGGgataa